In Leptospira licerasiae serovar Varillal str. VAR 010, the sequence CAGTTGAATTACAATTATTGGTTTCGACTAACTTTCGAAAACGATACTCCCGAGTCCGTTTCCAAACTTGTGGAGATCAATTATAGTAATATTGATATAGTGCAATTTTATAAACCGAATTCTGACGGCACATACTCTAAAGAAGAAAGCGGGATGCTTTTTCCGTTTTCCGCCAGAAGTTTTAAGAATAGAAATTTCGTTTATCAGATCGATTTGCAGCCCGGGCAGCAAAAAACTTATTATCTGATGACTTGGACCAGTGGAGGCTTGAATATTCCGCTTACTCTTTGGGATAAGGATACATTTTCTCAGTACAATGCGGACGTTCAACACGGTTTAGGTTTATATTATGGAGTGATGATCGTAATGATCCTCTATAATATTTTCATCTTCTTCTCCGTAAGAGATGTAAGTTATTTTTACTATGTCTGTTATATTTTAGGATTTTTAGGAATACAGTTAGTTTTAACAGGACATGGATTCCAGTATCTATGGCCTGCGTTTCCTTTTTTACAAAGGAATTTTTATGTGGTTTTTACAGGAATCTCTATCGCCTCCGTTTTACTTTTTACCAAAAGATTTTTAAATACTAAGGAAAATGTTCCGAAGTGGTTGGACAAATCCATGAAAGTGACGGTAGTAGCACATGGGTTACTGTTATTTACCCCATTGGTTCTACCTCCGGAAGTTACCGTAAAACTAGCATTGGTTCTCACTCTGCCGGCTCTGATTTTAATACCGACGGCTACTATAATTAGCTTCTTGAAAAAATTTCGTCCTGCACGTTATTTCCTCTTGGCGTTCACAGTTCTTACAGTTTCAGGAACAGTTGTAGTTCTTCGTTTTATTAACGTTTTGGGTCCCGGTTTTCTTGCGGATTATGGTCTGTATCTTGGTTCCACTATGGAAGTCATTCTTCTTTCCATCGCTTTGGCGGATCGTATTAATATTATGAAGAAGGAGAAGGAAGAAGCTCAGGCAAAAACTTTAGAGATGCAAAAAATTCTCACAGAGTCGTATGCTAGATTTGTTCCGAAGGACTTTTTGGCAAATTTAGGAAAAGACTCTATTCTGGATGTGAGATTGGGGGATCAGATCCAAAAAGAGATGGCAGTCCTTTTTAGCGATATTCGTTCCTTTACTACATTATCCGAGCAAATGACTCCAGCGGAGAATTTTAATTTTATCAATTCTTACTTAAGTAGGATGAGCCCAATTATACAAAGGCATAACGGGTTTATTGATAAGTTTATCGGAGATGCGATCATGGCATTATTTCAAAGAAACGTAATAGATGCGGTGTCCGCCGGCGTCGAAATGCAGAGATATTTAAAGGAATATAACGAGCACAGACATCGCCAAGGATATATTCCTATTCAGATTGGAGTAGGAATACATTCAGGTTCCTTGATGCTTGGGACGATAGGAGCGGAAGAAAGATTGGAAGGTACTGTAATCTCCGACACGGTCAACCTTGCTTCTCGAATTGAAAGTCTTACTAAGGTATATGGATCTAGGATCGCAGTCAGTGAGAGTACGATTGAAGAGGTCAAAAAAGACGGCAAGTTTCATTTCCGCTTTTTGGACAGAGTTAAAGTAAAAGGAAAACAAAGACCTGTTTCCGTTTATGAAGTGTTCGATGGGGATGAACCGCAATATCAGGATCTGAAATTAAAGACCAAAGAATCCTACGAAAAGGGTGTAAAAGCATTCTATTCCAACTCGTTCGAAGATGCAAAACAACAGTTTGAGAATGTAATCTCGATCTTCCCGGATGATAAGGCCACTCAACTTTACTTAAAACGTTTATACCCCGTGACTCACGAGCGTAAATTAGAAGAAGTGGAAGAATAGCCGGATCCCTCCGGCGGGATTCGGCACTGACAAATCATCCGTTATTGGGAACTTGAAAAGGCTATTTTATTCTTTCCTAAAGAAGGGAGGAGTAAAATATTCCTACAAACGTATTCCAATGTACTTATTAAGGGCTTTTGTTCTAATTTTATGTTTTTCGGCCTCGTCTTTATTTTCGGAGGAGGCCATCCCTTTATCTTCCCAAGTAGAACGTAAAAGAATTAGTACTGAGGTCTATTTTTTGGAAGATCCGCATAAGGGGCTCGGAATAGAGAAGGTATCCTCAGCGGAATATTCCAAAAAATTCAAGAAATCGGATATGGACCCGTTAAACTTCGGGCAGACTAACTTCGATTATTGGATCAGGATAACCCTTAAAAACCCGGAAAAAACACAGATCCGAAAAATTTTAGAAATAGATTATACGAATATTGACCGCGTGGACTTTTTTGCGGAGAATACTTCTGGTAAACAGGAGTTAGTCAATTCCAGCGGGATGGCTTTTCCTTATCCAGTTAGAAAAGTAAATCACAGAAATTTCATCTATACCTTAGATTTCCAACCCGAACAGACCCGTACTTTTTACCTGAAGTTAAACACGAGTGGCGGTTTGGTTTTTCCTTTGTTACTATGGAATCCCGAAACATTCTACCATCATAACGCGGATATTCATTTAGGTCTTGGATTATATTATGGGATCATGTGTGTGATGATCCTTTATCATTTATTGATATTCTTATCCACTCGAGATATAAGTTATCTGTTTTTTGTGATTAATATTTTCGGATTTTTCGGGATACAATTGGTGCTTACCGGTCACGGATTCCAATATCTTTGGTCCGAACATCCGGATCTACAGAGGAATTTGTATGTAGTCTTTACCGGAATATGTATGTCTTCCTTGGTTTTATTTGCCCAAAAGTTTTTGAATACGGAAGAAAATATAAATCGTTATTTGAATTATTCTCTTCATTTCACTTGGGGAATTCATGTTCTTCTGACTTTTTCTCCTTTGTTTTTTCCTCCTGAGCTTACAGTTAAAGTAGGTTTGGCTTTGAGCATTCTTGCTCCTTCTTTGGTTTTGATTGCCGCT encodes:
- a CDS encoding 7TM diverse intracellular signaling domain-containing protein, translating into MNCKSIILYIISAALFASSSLSAEDKIYVNKDIERLPLGKSVYYLEDPERKLTFEDISKPDIESKFIKSDKDSLDFGQLNYNYWFRLTFENDTPESVSKLVEINYSNIDIVQFYKPNSDGTYSKEESGMLFPFSARSFKNRNFVYQIDLQPGQQKTYYLMTWTSGGLNIPLTLWDKDTFSQYNADVQHGLGLYYGVMIVMILYNIFIFFSVRDVSYFYYVCYILGFLGIQLVLTGHGFQYLWPAFPFLQRNFYVVFTGISIASVLLFTKRFLNTKENVPKWLDKSMKVTVVAHGLLLFTPLVLPPEVTVKLALVLTLPALILIPTATIISFLKKFRPARYFLLAFTVLTVSGTVVVLRFINVLGPGFLADYGLYLGSTMEVILLSIALADRINIMKKEKEEAQAKTLEMQKILTESYARFVPKDFLANLGKDSILDVRLGDQIQKEMAVLFSDIRSFTTLSEQMTPAENFNFINSYLSRMSPIIQRHNGFIDKFIGDAIMALFQRNVIDAVSAGVEMQRYLKEYNEHRHRQGYIPIQIGVGIHSGSLMLGTIGAEERLEGTVISDTVNLASRIESLTKVYGSRIAVSESTIEEVKKDGKFHFRFLDRVKVKGKQRPVSVYEVFDGDEPQYQDLKLKTKESYEKGVKAFYSNSFEDAKQQFENVISIFPDDKATQLYLKRLYPVTHERKLEEVEE